A genomic stretch from Chloroflexota bacterium includes:
- a CDS encoding response regulator transcription factor produces the protein MAGHVLIIEDEANIADFLRRGLLYEGYSVEVAPDGETGLAAARDRPPDIVILDLMLPGIDGMEVCRRLRAASDVPILMLTAKDAVPDRVAGLDAGADDYLVKPFDFEELLARLRAILRRRAPSPEQEILRFADLTLNPATREVWRGNRAIDLTAKEFDVLELFMRHPRQVLTRDILYERIWGYDFSGESNIIEVYIRYLRTKLEAGGEPRLLHTVRGVGYVLREP, from the coding sequence ATGGCAGGACACGTGCTCATCATCGAGGACGAGGCCAACATCGCAGACTTTCTGCGTCGGGGGCTGCTCTACGAGGGATACAGCGTCGAGGTGGCCCCGGATGGGGAGACGGGGCTGGCCGCGGCGCGCGATCGTCCCCCCGACATCGTGATCCTGGACCTGATGTTGCCCGGCATCGACGGAATGGAGGTCTGCCGGCGGCTGCGCGCGGCGTCCGACGTGCCTATCCTGATGCTGACGGCCAAGGACGCCGTGCCCGATCGGGTCGCCGGGTTGGATGCCGGCGCGGACGATTACCTGGTCAAGCCCTTCGACTTCGAGGAGCTGCTCGCCCGGCTGCGCGCCATCTTGCGGCGCCGAGCCCCTTCGCCCGAACAGGAGATCCTGCGATTCGCCGACCTGACGCTGAATCCCGCCACGCGCGAGGTGTGGCGAGGAAACCGGGCCATCGATCTGACGGCCAAGGAGTTCGACGTCCTGGAGCTGTTCATGCGCCATCCCCGTCAGGTGCTCACCCGGGACATCCTTTACGAGCGCATCTGGGGATACGACTTCAGCGGCGAGTCCAACATCATCGAGGTGTACATTCGCTACCTGCGCACCAAGCTGGAGGCGGGCGGGGAGCCTCGGCTTCTGCACACGGTGCGCGGCGTCGGCTATGTGTTGCGCGAACCCTAG
- a CDS encoding HAD-IA family hydrolase produces the protein MCGSRYDVICLDFAETLIHAWPDWGAFYRKAYAEAGVRVDPERLAMAAYAVWTEDAPRLPLTFPAEEGQSLARRREIERRILARLGYDDEALLDRLVRKLVEITRDPSTYRLYPDVPKALEQLRARDYRLGIVSNWDWYLPDLCRALGLDRYVDFIVVSARVGAEKPHPAIFQAALDQAQAPPERVAHVGDNPEADVRGAQQIGITAVLIDRHGLYDGAEVPVIRSLTELPDLLERV, from the coding sequence ATGTGTGGTTCCCGATATGATGTGATCTGCCTGGACTTCGCCGAGACCCTTATCCACGCCTGGCCGGATTGGGGCGCGTTCTATCGGAAGGCGTATGCCGAGGCAGGGGTCCGCGTGGACCCTGAACGACTGGCGATGGCCGCCTACGCCGTATGGACGGAGGATGCCCCCAGATTGCCGCTCACCTTCCCGGCCGAGGAGGGGCAGTCCCTGGCGCGACGTCGCGAGATCGAGCGCCGTATCCTGGCCCGGCTGGGATATGATGACGAGGCGCTGCTGGATCGCCTGGTGCGCAAGCTGGTGGAGATCACTCGCGATCCGAGCACCTACCGCCTCTACCCGGATGTCCCGAAGGCCCTGGAGCAGTTGCGCGCCCGGGACTACCGGCTGGGCATCGTCTCCAACTGGGACTGGTATCTGCCCGACCTGTGTCGGGCGCTGGGTCTGGATCGGTACGTGGACTTCATCGTGGTGTCCGCCCGGGTAGGCGCCGAGAAGCCCCATCCGGCGATCTTCCAGGCTGCCCTGGACCAGGCGCAGGCCCCGCCGGAGCGCGTCGCTCATGTGGGCGACAATCCGGAGGCCGACGTGCGCGGCGCCCAGCAGATCGGCATCACCGCCGTGCTCATCGACCGCCACGGCCTGTATGATGGAGCGGAAGTCCCCGTCATCCGCTCGCTGACGGAATTGCCGGACCTGTTGGAGCGTGTCTGA
- a CDS encoding HAMP domain-containing protein: protein MPIRIRLTLWYTGLLAVILFVLGLGVYSFLRQALIAEIDNTIRSHADGVVALFNEENDPLTVLISGRARIPAIDVFASQVYVQIRGRDGHVVQRSTNLGEFTLPGREDVFRASLAGQAVTYEAREGERHIRIYSAPIRLRSGQIIGVVEVGQSMEGLDATLRTLRLALIIGSGAGLLLAALVGAFLARAALRPVDEITRTARQIAMGHGPEELERRLQIQQPNDEVGRLASTFNEMLERLERLFQMQQQLVADVSHELRTPLTTLRGNLDLLRRGAVDDPQMREEAIVAMEAEVSRMSRLLSDLLLLAQADAGIQLQLEPVEMDTLLLEVYRQALMMAGGRVKVHLGHEDQALVMGDADRLRQLLLNLVDNAIKYTPPGGEVTLSLVREPGWVRVTVADTGIGIAPEDLPHIFDRFYRADKARSRAMGGTGLGLSIVQWIAQAHGGQITVESRPGEGSKFTLWLPAHSARSPSAAS, encoded by the coding sequence ATGCCCATCCGAATCCGTTTGACGCTTTGGTATACCGGCCTCCTGGCGGTCATCCTCTTCGTCCTGGGCCTGGGCGTCTACTCCTTCCTCCGCCAGGCGCTCATCGCGGAGATCGATAACACCATCCGTAGCCACGCGGATGGCGTCGTCGCCCTCTTCAACGAGGAGAACGATCCCCTCACGGTGCTCATCTCCGGGCGGGCGCGCATCCCCGCCATCGACGTCTTCGCCTCCCAGGTGTACGTGCAGATCCGGGGGCGCGATGGGCATGTCGTCCAGCGCTCCACGAACCTGGGCGAATTCACGCTCCCCGGCCGGGAGGACGTCTTTCGGGCCAGCCTGGCCGGACAGGCCGTGACCTATGAGGCGAGGGAGGGGGAACGACACATCCGCATCTACAGCGCCCCCATCCGGCTGCGCAGCGGCCAGATCATCGGCGTCGTCGAGGTGGGGCAGAGCATGGAGGGCCTGGACGCGACGCTGCGCACCCTGCGCCTGGCGCTCATCATCGGCTCCGGGGCCGGGCTGCTCCTGGCCGCGCTGGTGGGCGCTTTCCTCGCCCGGGCGGCCCTGCGTCCCGTGGACGAGATCACCCGAACGGCTCGCCAGATCGCGATGGGACACGGGCCCGAGGAGCTGGAACGTCGTCTGCAGATCCAGCAGCCCAACGACGAAGTGGGACGGCTGGCCTCCACCTTCAATGAGATGCTGGAGCGGCTGGAGCGGCTCTTCCAGATGCAACAACAGCTGGTGGCCGATGTCTCCCACGAGCTGCGGACCCCCCTGACCACGCTACGCGGCAACCTGGACCTGCTGCGCCGCGGCGCCGTCGACGATCCCCAGATGCGAGAGGAGGCCATCGTCGCTATGGAGGCCGAGGTGAGCCGCATGAGTCGTCTGCTGTCCGATCTCCTGCTGCTGGCGCAGGCGGACGCGGGTATCCAGCTCCAGCTGGAGCCGGTGGAGATGGACACGCTCCTGTTGGAGGTCTACCGGCAGGCGCTGATGATGGCAGGCGGCCGCGTGAAGGTCCACCTGGGGCACGAGGATCAGGCGTTGGTGATGGGGGACGCCGACCGGCTACGCCAGCTCCTGCTCAACCTGGTGGACAACGCGATCAAGTACACCCCGCCCGGGGGAGAGGTGACGCTCTCGTTGGTCCGAGAGCCGGGCTGGGTCCGGGTAACGGTAGCGGACACCGGGATCGGCATCGCCCCCGAGGATCTGCCCCATATCTTCGATCGATTCTATCGGGCGGATAAAGCGCGCAGCCGGGCCATGGGCGGCACGGGACTGGGCCTCTCCATCGTCCAATGGATCGCCCAGGCGCACGGCGGGCAGATCACCGTGGAGAGCCGCCCCGGCGAGGGGAGCAAGTTCACCCTGTGGCTCCCCGCGCACTCCGCCCGTTCACCCTCCGCCGCGTCATAA
- a CDS encoding class I SAM-dependent methyltransferase, whose translation MTLETLDFLLSERGAAVLEALKPDDLHDRAVLGTLTRLRRSCSPQEAAAAVALARLRLRARAKFPRAAEMFFTEEALQQASGETISRYRARRYAAFDRVADLGCGIGGDTIGLATAGHEVIAVDRDLLRARLARANARVLGLGERVHIVCADLRQQWWGTSAAFVDPSRRVGGRRVFSIYEMEPPLPDILALRDRTPHMGVKVHPGVDDLGLPSDCEVEFISEGGTCKEAVLWFGDLSTGVPRRATLLPGEHTLAWEPVEPVPVGPPGAYLYEPDPAVIRAHVVEHLAWRIGARKLDEEIAYLTGDRAIQTPFARCYPVWEALPFNLKELNRRLRALGVGSVVVKKRGSAVDPEAFRRRLKTVPGGRSAVVVLTQAAGRPIMLICGEAL comes from the coding sequence ATCACTCTGGAGACGCTGGACTTCCTCCTGAGCGAGCGCGGCGCAGCTGTCCTGGAGGCGCTCAAGCCCGACGACCTGCACGACCGAGCGGTCCTGGGCACCCTCACCCGGCTGCGCCGCTCCTGCTCACCTCAGGAGGCCGCCGCGGCCGTGGCGCTGGCCCGGCTGCGCCTGCGCGCGAGGGCCAAGTTCCCCCGGGCCGCCGAGATGTTCTTCACCGAGGAGGCGCTCCAGCAGGCGTCGGGCGAGACGATCAGCCGGTACCGCGCCCGACGGTACGCCGCCTTCGACCGCGTCGCCGACCTGGGCTGCGGCATCGGCGGGGACACCATCGGGCTGGCCACCGCCGGCCACGAGGTGATCGCGGTGGACCGCGATCTACTGCGCGCCCGCCTGGCCCGGGCCAATGCCCGCGTCCTCGGGCTGGGCGAGCGAGTGCACATCGTCTGCGCGGACCTGCGTCAGCAATGGTGGGGCACGTCCGCCGCATTCGTCGATCCCTCACGCCGCGTGGGAGGGCGACGCGTCTTCTCGATCTACGAGATGGAGCCTCCCCTGCCGGATATCCTCGCCCTGCGCGACCGGACCCCACACATGGGCGTGAAGGTCCACCCGGGCGTGGATGATCTGGGGCTTCCCTCTGACTGCGAGGTGGAGTTCATCTCCGAAGGCGGGACCTGCAAGGAGGCGGTGCTCTGGTTCGGGGATCTGTCCACCGGGGTGCCGCGGCGGGCCACCCTCCTCCCGGGCGAGCATACGCTGGCCTGGGAGCCGGTGGAGCCCGTGCCGGTGGGTCCGCCGGGCGCCTATCTCTACGAGCCGGACCCGGCCGTCATTCGGGCCCATGTGGTCGAGCATCTGGCCTGGCGGATCGGCGCCCGCAAGCTGGACGAGGAGATCGCCTACCTGACGGGCGACCGCGCCATACAGACCCCCTTCGCCCGTTGCTACCCCGTCTGGGAGGCGTTGCCCTTCAACCTCAAGGAGCTCAACCGGCGGCTGCGGGCGCTGGGCGTCGGCAGCGTGGTCGTGAAGAAGCGCGGCTCGGCGGTGGACCCAGAGGCGTTCCGCCGTCGCTTGAAGACGGTTCCGGGAGGCCGGTCGGCGGTGGTCGTCCTGACGCAGGCGGCCGGCCGGCCCATCATGCTGATCTGCGGAGAGGCGCTGTGA
- a CDS encoding CinA family protein, giving the protein MSEHDTARDLAEAVGRLLRAQGKWVALAESCTGGLVGHLITNVPGSSDYFWGSAVTYAYEAKERVLGVRHETLMEYGAVSPETAREMAQGVRRLSGADVAVSVTGIAGPGGGGPGKPVGLVYLHLSAPDAEWGERHVWSFDREGNKLASAEAALRLLLRYLERATQGQV; this is encoded by the coding sequence GTGAGTGAACACGACACGGCAAGGGATCTGGCGGAGGCGGTAGGGCGATTATTGCGAGCGCAGGGCAAGTGGGTGGCGCTGGCCGAATCGTGCACGGGGGGCCTCGTCGGACACCTCATCACGAACGTGCCGGGGAGCTCCGATTACTTCTGGGGCAGCGCCGTGACATATGCCTACGAGGCCAAGGAGCGCGTGTTGGGCGTGCGGCATGAGACGCTGATGGAGTACGGCGCCGTGAGCCCGGAGACGGCCCGGGAGATGGCTCAGGGCGTGCGTCGGCTCTCCGGCGCAGACGTGGCTGTGTCCGTGACGGGGATCGCGGGACCGGGCGGCGGCGGCCCCGGCAAGCCGGTGGGGCTGGTCTATCTCCACCTCTCGGCGCCGGATGCGGAATGGGGCGAGCGGCACGTGTGGTCGTTCGATCGCGAGGGGAACAAACTGGCCTCGGCGGAGGCCGCGCTGCGCCTACTCCTGCGCTACCTGGAACGCGCAACCCAGGGGCAGGTCTGA
- a CDS encoding Gfo/Idh/MocA family oxidoreductase, which yields MTDKLRVGVIGCGAGRFHARGYARLPEVELVALADVNPERFRRITDEIPVPHLYTSYEELLARDDIDAVSIALPNFLHAPATLAALEAGKHVLVEKPLATTVEDGEKMVETAHRTGRKLMICFNYRFRGDSQVIKRQIGAGRLGDIYFARAGWLRQSGIPGIGSWFTDKERSGGGPLMDLGVHVLDLALWLMGSPEPVAVSGATYAALGPRGRGSWRFARFEPGSDGFTVEDMATGYVRFANGATLSLEVSWASYTRHPDDYYVHLFGTEGGAELNVHQYSFTDTVRLFGEAEGAFMEMKPQYTQGGGHETLIEEFVRCILEDRDPSPSGEDGLRVLRIVDALYRSAEAGHEVTI from the coding sequence ATGACAGATAAACTGAGAGTAGGGGTCATCGGTTGCGGGGCGGGGCGTTTCCACGCGCGGGGATATGCCCGTCTCCCTGAGGTGGAGCTCGTGGCGCTGGCCGACGTGAACCCGGAGCGGTTCCGTCGCATCACCGACGAGATCCCGGTGCCTCATCTGTATACATCCTATGAGGAGTTGCTCGCCCGGGATGACATCGATGCGGTGAGCATCGCGCTGCCCAACTTCCTGCACGCGCCGGCGACCCTGGCCGCGCTGGAGGCGGGCAAGCACGTCCTCGTTGAGAAGCCGCTGGCTACGACCGTCGAGGATGGGGAGAAGATGGTGGAGACGGCCCACCGCACCGGCCGCAAGCTGATGATCTGCTTCAACTACCGTTTCCGAGGGGACAGCCAGGTCATCAAGCGTCAGATCGGGGCCGGGCGGCTGGGTGACATCTACTTCGCCCGGGCGGGGTGGCTGCGCCAGAGCGGCATCCCCGGCATCGGGAGTTGGTTCACCGATAAGGAGCGCTCCGGCGGCGGCCCGCTCATGGACCTGGGCGTCCACGTGTTGGACCTGGCCCTGTGGCTCATGGGATCGCCGGAGCCCGTAGCGGTCAGCGGCGCCACGTACGCCGCGCTCGGCCCGCGCGGCCGCGGCAGTTGGCGATTTGCCCGCTTCGAGCCAGGCTCCGATGGCTTCACCGTCGAGGACATGGCCACCGGCTACGTCCGCTTCGCCAATGGCGCCACCCTCTCGCTGGAGGTGAGCTGGGCCAGCTATACCCGCCACCCCGATGACTACTACGTGCATCTCTTCGGCACCGAGGGCGGCGCCGAGTTGAACGTGCATCAGTACAGTTTCACGGACACCGTGCGGCTGTTCGGCGAGGCCGAGGGCGCCTTCATGGAGATGAAGCCCCAGTATACCCAGGGGGGCGGGCACGAGACGCTGATCGAGGAGTTCGTGCGCTGCATCCTGGAGGACCGGGATCCCTCGCCTAGCGGCGAGGATGGGCTGCGCGTGTTGCGCATCGTGGACGCCCTGTACCGATCGGCCGAGGCCGGGCACGAGGTCACTATCTAA